Proteins encoded together in one Candidatus Magasanikbacteria bacterium RIFOXYB2_FULL_38_10 window:
- a CDS encoding 30S ribosomal protein S12, which produces MPTIHQLIRKGRKTIKKKSKAPAMHYGLDTLHRKKTSPTNVKPFLRGVCLKVTTMTPKKPNSALRKIARVRLSNGMEVTAYIPGVGHNLQEHSIVLIRGGRVKDLPGVRYHIVRGIFDTQGVSDRKRSRSLYGAKKAK; this is translated from the coding sequence ATGCCAACAATTCATCAATTAATAAGAAAAGGACGCAAGACAATTAAAAAGAAAAGCAAAGCCCCGGCTATGCATTATGGTTTGGATACTTTGCATCGCAAAAAAACATCGCCAACTAATGTTAAGCCTTTTTTGCGCGGCGTGTGTTTAAAGGTTACTACCATGACTCCTAAAAAACCTAACTCTGCTTTGCGCAAAATTGCCAGAGTTCGGTTATCCAATGGTATGGAAGTGACCGCTTATATTCCAGGTGTGGGACATAATTTACAGGAGCACTCCATTGTTTTAATCCGCGGCGGACGCGTTAAAGATTTGCCAGGCGTGCGCTATCACATAGTGCGCGGTATTTTTGATACCCAAGGCGTCTCTGACAGAAAAAGAAGCCGTTCACTGTACGGAGCTAAAAAAGCTAAATAA
- a CDS encoding 50S ribosomal protein L2 → MPVKNYKKNSAGRRFSSVDTFEDITKFEPEKSLISKPKRRTGRSGGLITVRHRGGGNKKFYRLVDFKQEKYNVPAEVLAIEYDPNRGARIALIKYEDGVKSYILAPQTLKVGDRVLSSLQKIEANLGNRMPIESIPVGYTIYNVELQPQKGGQLCRGAGNSIQLMAVEGDYATLKLPSGEFRKVSKKCLASIGQLSNPDRNLVRLGKAGRKRHMGWRPEVRGKAMNPVDHPHGGGEGHNPIGMRRPENPWGKPALGVKTRKRKKWSNKLIIKRRK, encoded by the coding sequence ATGCCAGTTAAAAATTACAAAAAAAATTCAGCCGGTCGCAGATTTTCCAGCGTAGACACGTTTGAAGATATTACTAAATTTGAGCCGGAAAAATCTTTAATTAGCAAACCAAAAAGAAGGACAGGAAGATCCGGAGGTTTAATTACCGTAAGACATCGCGGCGGCGGTAACAAAAAATTCTATCGCTTGGTAGATTTTAAACAAGAAAAATATAATGTGCCTGCCGAAGTTTTAGCTATTGAGTACGATCCAAATCGTGGCGCACGTATTGCTTTGATAAAGTACGAAGATGGGGTTAAAAGTTATATTTTGGCTCCACAAACTTTAAAAGTTGGTGATAGGGTTTTATCTTCTTTACAAAAGATTGAAGCCAATTTAGGCAATCGTATGCCAATTGAAAGCATTCCGGTCGGTTATACAATTTATAATGTTGAATTGCAGCCTCAAAAAGGCGGTCAACTTTGTCGCGGTGCTGGTAATAGTATTCAACTAATGGCCGTGGAAGGGGATTATGCAACTTTAAAATTACCTTCAGGAGAATTTAGAAAAGTATCAAAAAAATGTTTGGCTTCTATCGGTCAGCTTAGCAATCCAGATCGCAACTTGGTTCGTTTAGGAAAAGCCGGTAGAAAAAGACATATGGGTTGGAGGCCGGAAGTTCGTGGTAAGGCTATGAACCCGGTAGATCATCCACACGGAGGTGGTGAAGGCCATAATCCTATTGGCATGAGACGTCCGGAAAATCCTTGGGGTAAGCCGGCTTTAGGAGTTAAAACCAGAAAACGTAAAAAATGGAGTAATAAACTAATCATTAAACGCAGAAAATAA
- a CDS encoding translation elongation factor Tu: protein MAEKFDRSKPHLNVGTIGHVDHGKTTLTAAILKVLSAHGMKAQDKGVDQIDAAPEEKARGITIATAHVEYESEKRHYAHVDCPGHADYVKNMITGAAQMDGAVLVVSAADGPMPQTREHILLARQVGVPYIVVFLNKVDMVSDPELIDLVEEEVRDLLKKYEFPGDITPIIRGSALKALENPTDEAAAKPILDLIKTLDEYIPEPVRETDKPFLMPIEDVFSIEGRGTVATGRIERGIIHINDEVEMVGIKDTKKTVITGIEMFNKSLDEGRAGDNAGLLLRGLKKDEVERGMVLAKTGSITPHTEFEGQIYVLTKEEGGRHKPFFKGYKPQFYIRTTDVTGEVELPEGTEMVMPGDTVNLKIKLITPVAMEEKMRFAIREGGRTVGAGVVLKIIK from the coding sequence ATGGCAGAAAAATTTGATCGTTCCAAACCGCACCTTAATGTTGGCACCATTGGTCACGTTGACCACGGCAAAACAACTTTGACCGCGGCAATTTTAAAGGTTTTAAGCGCTCATGGCATGAAAGCCCAAGATAAGGGTGTGGATCAAATTGACGCCGCTCCAGAAGAAAAAGCCCGTGGTATTACTATTGCCACCGCTCATGTGGAGTACGAATCAGAAAAAAGACATTATGCCCATGTAGACTGTCCGGGACACGCTGATTATGTTAAGAATATGATCACCGGTGCCGCTCAGATGGATGGTGCTGTTTTGGTTGTTTCTGCCGCTGACGGTCCAATGCCTCAAACCCGTGAACATATTTTACTTGCTCGTCAAGTTGGTGTGCCTTATATTGTTGTTTTCTTAAATAAGGTTGATATGGTTTCCGATCCAGAACTTATTGATTTGGTTGAAGAAGAAGTTCGCGATCTTTTGAAAAAATATGAATTCCCTGGCGATATTACCCCAATTATTCGCGGTTCTGCCTTAAAAGCTTTGGAAAATCCAACTGATGAAGCCGCTGCCAAACCAATTTTAGATTTAATCAAAACTTTAGACGAATATATTCCGGAACCTGTTCGTGAAACTGACAAGCCATTCCTTATGCCTATTGAGGATGTCTTCTCCATTGAAGGCCGCGGTACTGTGGCCACCGGTAGAATTGAACGCGGTATTATCCATATTAATGATGAAGTTGAAATGGTGGGTATTAAAGATACCAAAAAGACTGTTATTACCGGTATTGAAATGTTTAACAAGTCTTTGGATGAAGGACGTGCTGGCGATAACGCCGGTTTGCTTCTTCGCGGTTTGAAAAAAGATGAAGTGGAAAGAGGTATGGTGTTGGCTAAAACCGGCTCCATTACTCCTCACACTGAATTTGAAGGTCAAATTTATGTTTTAACTAAAGAAGAAGGCGGTCGTCATAAACCCTTCTTTAAAGGCTATAAACCTCAATTTTACATTCGTACAACCGATGTGACCGGTGAAGTGGAATTGCCAGAAGGAACAGAAATGGTTATGCCCGGTGATACTGTTAACTTAAAGATTAAATTGATTACTCCGGTGGCTATGGAAGAAAAAATGCGTTTTGCTATCCGTGAAGGCGGTAGAACAGTTGGCGCTGGCGTGGTGCTTAAGATAATCAAATAA
- a CDS encoding translation elongation factor G has translation MPRDYSLDKTRNIGIIAHIDAGKTTVSERVLFYTGKKHKIGEVHEGDTTMDWMEQERERGITITSAATTCFWKDCRINLIDTPGHIDFTVEVKRSLRVLDGAVVIFDGVAGVEPQSETNWRYADDYHVPRICFINKLDRMGADFFSDVKSIHERLTKNAIPLQLPIGTEANFKGIIDLLNRKAEMYMDEMGKDIQEGEIPADMKELAEKYRSELVEKICENDEGLMNRYLAGEDIPVADLKKVLRQAVVNFEIVPILCGSALKNKGVQFMLDAVIDYLPSPLDIAAPKGFDPSDKTKEIPVKVADNEPFVGLAFKIAADPFIGKLAFFRVYSGTLKAGSYVLNTMTGEKERIGRLVRMHANHREEIEEVYSGDIAAAVGLKNTFTGHTLCDESRPVILESITFPEPVIHVAVEPKTKADQEKMGTALQKLAEEDPTFKVRTDEETMQTIIGGMGELHLEIIVDRMKREFKVEANVGKPQVAYKETIKGTAEAEGKYIHQSGGRGQYGHCWLRVQPRERGAGFEFESEIKGGSIPREFIPAIEKGVKETLDKGVLAGYPLIDIVATVFDGSYHDVDSSEAAFKLAGAFALREAAKKAGLVLLEPIMKVEILTPEQFMGDVIGNLSSRRGQIKEMRDRVGIKVIDADVPLANMFGYATDLRSMTQGRASYNMEFSHYAETPSNVTLEIVEGRKK, from the coding sequence ATGCCTAGAGATTATTCCTTAGACAAAACCAGAAATATTGGTATTATTGCCCATATTGATGCCGGAAAAACAACCGTTTCCGAGCGTGTTTTATTTTACACCGGTAAAAAACATAAAATTGGCGAAGTGCATGAAGGCGATACCACTATGGACTGGATGGAACAAGAAAGAGAGCGCGGTATTACAATTACCTCTGCCGCCACCACTTGTTTTTGGAAAGATTGCCGCATCAACTTGATTGACACTCCGGGGCATATTGATTTTACCGTGGAAGTAAAGCGTTCCTTGCGCGTGCTTGATGGTGCCGTGGTTATTTTTGACGGCGTAGCCGGGGTGGAACCTCAATCAGAAACCAATTGGCGTTATGCCGACGACTACCACGTGCCGCGTATTTGTTTTATCAACAAATTAGATCGCATGGGCGCTGATTTTTTTTCCGATGTTAAATCTATTCATGAGCGGTTAACCAAAAATGCCATTCCTTTGCAGTTGCCTATTGGTACCGAAGCCAATTTTAAAGGTATTATTGATTTATTAAACCGCAAAGCCGAGATGTATATGGATGAAATGGGCAAGGATATTCAAGAAGGGGAAATTCCCGCTGACATGAAGGAATTGGCGGAAAAATATCGTTCCGAATTGGTAGAAAAAATTTGTGAAAATGATGAGGGTTTAATGAACCGTTATTTGGCTGGAGAAGATATACCCGTAGCCGATTTAAAGAAAGTTTTGCGCCAGGCCGTAGTTAATTTTGAAATAGTGCCTATTCTTTGCGGCAGTGCTTTAAAAAACAAGGGTGTGCAATTTATGCTTGATGCCGTGATAGATTATTTACCTTCTCCTTTGGATATTGCCGCTCCTAAGGGTTTTGATCCCAGTGATAAAACTAAAGAGATACCAGTTAAAGTAGCTGATAATGAACCTTTTGTCGGTCTGGCTTTTAAAATTGCCGCTGATCCTTTTATTGGTAAATTGGCTTTTTTCCGCGTTTATTCCGGAACCTTAAAAGCCGGCTCTTATGTTTTAAATACCATGACGGGTGAAAAAGAACGTATTGGTCGCTTGGTTAGAATGCACGCCAATCATCGTGAAGAAATTGAAGAGGTTTATTCCGGAGATATTGCCGCGGCTGTAGGATTAAAAAATACTTTTACCGGTCATACTTTGTGTGATGAAAGCCGTCCGGTTATTTTGGAATCAATCACTTTTCCCGAACCAGTTATTCATGTGGCTGTGGAACCTAAAACTAAGGCTGACCAAGAAAAAATGGGTACGGCTTTGCAAAAATTAGCCGAAGAAGATCCTACTTTTAAAGTTAGAACCGATGAAGAAACTATGCAAACAATTATTGGAGGTATGGGCGAATTGCATTTGGAGATTATTGTGGATCGTATGAAACGCGAATTTAAGGTGGAAGCTAATGTGGGTAAACCCCAGGTGGCTTACAAGGAAACCATTAAAGGTACAGCTGAGGCCGAAGGTAAATACATTCATCAATCTGGTGGTCGCGGTCAATATGGACATTGCTGGTTGCGCGTACAGCCAAGAGAACGTGGTGCCGGTTTTGAATTTGAAAGTGAAATTAAAGGTGGCTCTATTCCTCGTGAATTTATTCCGGCTATTGAAAAAGGTGTTAAAGAAACTTTGGACAAAGGCGTTTTGGCTGGTTATCCCTTAATTGATATTGTAGCTACTGTTTTTGATGGTTCTTATCATGATGTTGACTCTTCCGAAGCCGCTTTTAAATTAGCCGGTGCCTTTGCTTTGCGCGAAGCTGCTAAAAAAGCCGGTTTGGTTTTACTTGAACCAATCATGAAAGTGGAAATTTTGACTCCGGAACAGTTTATGGGTGATGTAATAGGTAATTTAAGTTCACGTCGTGGTCAAATTAAAGAAATGCGTGATCGTGTTGGTATTAAGGTTATAGATGCCGATGTGCCTTTGGCTAATATGTTTGGTTATGCTACAGATTTGCGTTCTATGACCCAAGGACGAGCCTCTTATAATATGGAATTTTCTCATTACGCGGAAACTCCTTCCAATGTCACTTTGGAAATAGTTGAAGGAAGAAAAAAGTAA
- a CDS encoding 30S ribosomal protein S3, whose translation MGHKVHPTIFRMSTIYRWNSRWFAGNREQYAKFLQQDLKIKKYLGQKVKESGIDCIQIERNAKEIVIILNVAKPGVIIGRGGAGIEELRKDLQKRFFGKTANLKLNVQECSKPNLSSHIVIQSMITDLEKRMPFRRVLKTTIEKVRKAGAQGVKVMVSGRLNGAEIARREMLVSGKIPLQNLRADIDFASEIAQTIYGVIGVKIWIYRGEIFSTKNEATASGK comes from the coding sequence ATGGGTCACAAAGTACATCCAACAATTTTCAGAATGTCAACAATTTATAGATGGAATTCCAGGTGGTTTGCTGGTAATAGAGAACAGTACGCCAAGTTTTTGCAACAGGATTTAAAAATTAAAAAATATCTGGGGCAAAAAGTAAAAGAATCAGGAATTGATTGTATTCAAATTGAGCGTAATGCCAAAGAGATTGTTATTATTTTAAACGTGGCTAAACCGGGTGTAATTATCGGCCGCGGTGGAGCGGGAATTGAAGAATTAAGAAAAGATTTACAAAAAAGATTTTTTGGTAAAACCGCCAATTTAAAATTAAATGTCCAAGAGTGCTCTAAACCAAATTTGTCTTCCCATATTGTTATTCAGTCCATGATTACTGATTTGGAAAAACGCATGCCTTTTAGAAGGGTTTTAAAAACAACTATTGAAAAAGTAAGAAAAGCCGGGGCGCAAGGTGTAAAGGTAATGGTTTCCGGTCGTCTTAACGGTGCAGAAATTGCCCGTAGAGAAATGTTAGTCTCCGGTAAGATTCCTTTACAGAATTTACGCGCTGATATTGATTTTGCTTCTGAAATAGCCCAGACAATTTATGGTGTTATTGGAGTTAAAATATGGATTTATCGCGGAGAAATTTTTTCCACTAAAAATGAAGCCACTGCAAGTGGAAAATAA
- a CDS encoding 50S ribosomal protein L22 has translation MEIKSQAKFIRMSSRKVEIVIEMLRGKSIVDAENILHFSKRIAAKPVLKVLRAATADAEHNFKLSKDSIFIKAATVGQGPALKRWRPRAFGRAAPIKKHTCHITLILAERSKTK, from the coding sequence ATGGAAATTAAATCACAAGCAAAATTTATTAGAATGTCCAGCAGAAAAGTTGAGATTGTTATAGAAATGTTGCGTGGCAAATCAATAGTTGACGCGGAAAATATTTTGCATTTCAGCAAAAGAATAGCAGCTAAACCGGTACTTAAAGTTTTAAGAGCGGCTACAGCTGATGCTGAACATAATTTTAAGTTGTCTAAAGATAGTATTTTTATTAAAGCGGCAACCGTAGGCCAAGGCCCTGCACTTAAAAGATGGAGGCCCAGAGCTTTTGGCCGAGCGGCACCTATCAAAAAACATACTTGCCACATCACTTTAATTTTGGCAGAACGTTCCAAGACTAAATAA
- a CDS encoding 50S ribosomal protein L4 produces MVKVNIYNFKGEVVATENLTPEIFEIKPRIGVLHEVSVGMEANQRQVLAHTKARGEVSGGGKKPWKQKGTGRARAGSSRSPLWKGGAVIFGPTKFRNFKVKINKKIKQLAFKMALSQKVAENSLILLETLSLDKPKTKTFVEIKKNLPLIGKKVLVVFPQINKEMKLASRNVPNVNQVSLNELSLLDLLKNDSVVTTKEAVEFWTKVYKK; encoded by the coding sequence ATGGTCAAGGTTAACATTTACAATTTTAAGGGAGAAGTAGTAGCAACCGAAAATTTGACCCCGGAAATTTTTGAAATTAAACCCAGAATAGGTGTTTTGCATGAAGTGTCCGTAGGTATGGAAGCCAATCAAAGACAGGTTTTGGCTCACACCAAAGCTCGAGGTGAAGTAAGCGGTGGCGGTAAAAAGCCTTGGAAGCAAAAAGGCACAGGCCGTGCCCGCGCCGGTTCCAGCCGGTCCCCATTGTGGAAGGGCGGCGCCGTAATTTTTGGCCCTACCAAGTTTCGTAATTTTAAAGTTAAAATCAACAAAAAAATTAAACAGTTGGCTTTTAAAATGGCTTTGTCTCAAAAAGTAGCGGAAAATTCTCTAATTTTGTTGGAAACTTTGTCTTTGGATAAGCCTAAGACAAAAACCTTTGTGGAAATTAAAAAGAATTTACCTTTGATTGGTAAAAAAGTTTTGGTGGTTTTTCCTCAAATTAATAAAGAAATGAAACTGGCTTCCAGAAATGTTCCTAATGTAAATCAGGTTTCTTTAAATGAATTAAGTTTGTTGGACTTATTAAAAAACGATTCTGTTGTCACCACTAAAGAAGCGGTTGAATTTTGGACAAAAGTTTATAAGAAATAA
- a CDS encoding 50S ribosomal protein L3, whose amino-acid sequence MSQIYKENGDAVPVTIVQAGPCFVTGIKENKENGKKSVQIGFKKINDKKLSKPEAGHLKGLPAVRFLKEIIDGENLELKRGDEYTVENFKAGEKIEATGISKGKGFQGVVKRHHFAGGPATHGHKDNLRMPGSIGSGGVQRVFKGLRMAGRMGGEQITVKNLEVVEVDAVNNLLKLKGALPGGRNSLLLIKAPGKIAVLKKENLPVEPAPIAEAVAVKETVTQESTQE is encoded by the coding sequence ATGTCACAGATTTACAAAGAAAACGGCGATGCCGTTCCCGTTACGATTGTTCAGGCCGGACCTTGTTTTGTGACAGGAATAAAAGAGAATAAAGAAAATGGAAAAAAATCTGTACAAATAGGTTTTAAAAAAATAAATGATAAAAAATTGTCTAAGCCCGAAGCCGGCCATTTAAAAGGTTTGCCGGCGGTGCGGTTTTTAAAGGAAATTATTGATGGTGAAAATTTAGAATTAAAAAGAGGCGATGAGTATACCGTGGAAAATTTTAAGGCTGGAGAGAAAATTGAAGCAACCGGTATTTCCAAGGGCAAGGGTTTTCAAGGCGTAGTTAAGCGTCATCATTTTGCCGGTGGCCCCGCTACTCATGGTCATAAAGATAATTTAAGAATGCCAGGTTCTATTGGTTCCGGTGGTGTGCAAAGAGTTTTTAAGGGATTGCGTATGGCTGGCCGCATGGGCGGTGAACAAATTACTGTCAAGAATTTAGAAGTTGTAGAGGTTGATGCTGTTAATAATCTTTTAAAATTAAAAGGCGCTTTACCTGGAGGCAGAAATTCTTTGCTTTTAATTAAAGCCCCGGGAAAGATTGCGGTTTTGAAGAAAGAAAATTTACCAGTTGAACCGGCACCAATTGCCGAAGCCGTTGCTGTTAAAGAAACCGTAACACAAGAATCTACACAAGAATAA
- a CDS encoding 50S ribosomal protein L23 encodes MKFREGHKVLLRPIVTEKSTYLHSGGVYAFEVGVLATKPEIKKAVESIYKVKVVQVRVINLQGKRVRFGRMSGVRKDKKKALVTLQKGQTIELHKNV; translated from the coding sequence ATAAAATTTAGAGAAGGACATAAAGTTTTATTGCGTCCCATCGTGACGGAAAAATCAACTTATTTACATAGCGGCGGAGTGTATGCCTTTGAAGTTGGCGTTTTGGCTACTAAACCAGAAATTAAAAAGGCCGTAGAATCAATTTATAAAGTTAAGGTTGTCCAAGTAAGGGTTATTAATTTACAAGGCAAGCGCGTTCGTTTTGGCAGAATGAGCGGTGTTAGAAAAGATAAAAAGAAAGCCTTGGTGACTTTGCAAAAAGGACAAACAATAGAATTGCATAAGAATGTTTAA
- a CDS encoding 30S ribosomal protein S10: MSEVVATKQKVGKEEETSSRIRIKIAAYDHKIIDQSVKTIMETVERSGAAVRGPVPLPTEIKRYTVNRSTFVHKNAREQYEMRIHKRLLDILEPNAKVIDALQHLNLPAGVDVEIKM; encoded by the coding sequence ATGTCAGAAGTTGTTGCTACAAAACAGAAAGTTGGTAAAGAAGAGGAAACATCTTCCCGCATTAGGATTAAAATTGCCGCTTATGATCATAAAATTATTGATCAATCCGTAAAGACTATTATGGAAACGGTGGAAAGAAGCGGAGCCGCGGTAAGAGGGCCGGTGCCTTTGCCAACAGAAATTAAAAGATATACGGTTAATCGTTCTACGTTTGTTCATAAGAATGCGCGAGAGCAATATGAAATGCGTATTCATAAAAGATTGCTAGATATTTTAGAACCGAATGCTAAGGTTATAGACGCTTTGCAACATCTTAATTTACCAGCAGGTGTGGACGTGGAAATAAAAATGTAA
- a CDS encoding 30S ribosomal protein S7, producing MRGKQAPKRDILPDSKFNNFVVAKFINYVMRKGKKTIAQKVVYNSFEIITKKAKKDALEVFEEAIKNVGPTVETKSRRVGGANYQVPMPVRGERKNALAFKWIIEAARKVKGKPMAERLANELIAASENQGEAIKKKMDIHRMAEANKAFAHFAR from the coding sequence ATGAGAGGAAAACAAGCACCTAAAAGAGATATCTTACCCGATAGTAAATTTAATAATTTTGTGGTGGCTAAATTTATCAATTACGTAATGCGTAAAGGTAAAAAGACTATAGCCCAAAAGGTTGTTTATAATTCATTTGAAATAATCACTAAAAAAGCCAAAAAAGACGCTTTGGAAGTTTTTGAAGAGGCCATTAAAAATGTTGGCCCGACAGTAGAAACAAAATCCCGTCGTGTGGGCGGCGCCAATTATCAGGTGCCAATGCCGGTGAGAGGAGAAAGAAAAAATGCTTTGGCTTTTAAATGGATAATTGAGGCGGCCAGAAAAGTTAAAGGCAAGCCTATGGCTGAAAGATTAGCCAACGAATTAATTGCCGCTTCAGAAAATCAAGGCGAAGCTATTAAAAAGAAAATGGATATTCACCGCATGGCTGAAGCTAATAAGGCTTTTGCTCATTTTGCCAGATAA
- a CDS encoding 30S ribosomal protein S19, with protein sequence MSRSLKKGAFTDPKLLAKISRLKPGDKTVIKTWSRPSVVTPEMVGFIIGVHNGRQHLPVLVVENMVGHKLGEFSPTRKFTKHGGKMQKDLESKQAESEKTAAIAAKGAEGKKK encoded by the coding sequence ATGAGCAGAAGTCTTAAAAAAGGTGCCTTTACCGATCCCAAATTATTGGCTAAAATCTCAAGATTAAAGCCGGGTGATAAGACCGTGATTAAAACCTGGTCTCGCCCTTCGGTTGTCACTCCGGAAATGGTTGGTTTTATAATTGGTGTTCATAATGGCCGTCAGCATTTGCCGGTTTTGGTGGTGGAAAATATGGTCGGGCATAAATTGGGAGAATTTTCTCCAACACGCAAATTTACCAAACATGGTGGCAAAATGCAAAAAGATTTAGAATCCAAACAGGCCGAATCCGAAAAGACCGCCGCTATTGCCGCTAAAGGAGCGGAAGGCAAAAAAAAGTAA